The following are encoded together in the Argopecten irradians isolate NY chromosome 5, Ai_NY, whole genome shotgun sequence genome:
- the LOC138323017 gene encoding DNA-directed primase/polymerase protein-like — protein sequence MAALHPNGSGIARFYGGKQKRQWCKLEAAVNEQVKKHRSEKIPELFKPTILGPTAKWETFFRQQDAFLFARSHASDLHVFAFESESLGSDSGQRQYLVTSYLVFWHYYNQLKDSCRHHYEVIPQNAVCKLYFDLEFLKEHNADKDGDHMVEVFIKYVCYWLNEKFGISCDRKSVLDLDASTKVKFSRHLIYLLPGVAFRDNIQAGNFVHFVANEVRKQGGEPLKESDTKQQSECGQDTNQQLEDGQDTRKLPEGITVGDLESLMVKNKDGKDVLFCDLGVYTKNRNFRLYLSCKLGKDNPLLLSSSNMYHTTLSQQRSEDTNKSPGSGSPDLHLSSNKGSDRDELIFMDSLVANVQYQANTRILTFDSGRIQCHSSLGHRKDGKQDTTETLGGRHHSPYPEVDNYITSRIQRDGVQGHIRHWTYFSEGEIIVYEIGKNRWCENIGRPHKSNNIMMIADLKMSVYYQKCHDPDCKRQNFKSPDYPLPNDVLLSSFFDETEEDFLGEMDDEACLQAAMEMESSFKEDTSLTRQAALKVSNSNDQSDDRTNGVQSGNVTRTPTVNVTCTPTVNVTCTPTVNVTRTPTVNVTHTPTVNVTRTPTVNVTRTTTVNVTRTPTVNVTHTPTVNVTRTTTVNVTRTPTEQDKESSKDEVSAITSMSCGEVDCWDSDDDLLTAVTVDDSQK from the exons ATGGCAGCTCTACATCCTAATGGATCCGGAATAGCACGTTTTTATGGTGGAAAACAAAAACG GCAATGGTGCAAATTGGAGGCTGCAGTCAACGAGCAAGTGAAGAAACATCGTTCTGAGAAGATACCAGAATTATTCAAACCAAC TATATTGGGACCAACTGCCAAATGGGAGACATTTTTCAGACAGCAGGATGCTTTTCTATTTGCCAGGAGTCATGCATCG GATTTACATGTGTTTGCATTTGAGAGCGAGAGCCTTGGATCAGACAGTGGTCAGAGGCAGTATCTGGTCACGTCATATCTTGTCTTCTGGCATTACTACAA CCAGCTAAAGGATAGCTGCCGTCATCATTATGAAGTTATACCGCAGA ATGCTGTatgtaaactttattttgaCCTGGAGTTTCTAAAGGAACACAACGCTGACAAAGATGGTGACCACATGGTAGAAGTGTTTATCAAG TATGTGTGTTACTGGTTAAATGAGAAGTTTGGAATCAGCTGTGATAGGAAATCAGTGCTGGATCTGGATGCCAG CACCAAGGTAAAATTCAGTCGGCATTTGATATATCTACTCCCAGGAGTCGCCTTCAGAGACAACATACAGGCAG GAAATTTTGTTCACTTTGTGGCCAATGAAGTGAGGAAGCAAGGTGGTGAGCCATTGAAGGAAAGTGACACAAAGCAACAATCAGAGTGTGGTCAAGATACAAATCAACAACTGGAGGATGGTCAAGATACAAGGAAATTACCAGAAGGAATTACTGTCGGAGATTTGGAGTCTCTGATGGTGAAAAACAAGGATGGAAAGGATGTGTTATTTTGTGATCTAG gtgtgtatacaAAGAACCGGAACTTTCGACTCTACCTTTCGTGTAAACTCGGAAAAGACAACCCACTCTTACTGTCCAGTAGTAACATGTATCACACTACCTTATCCCAGCAGAGGTCAGAAGATACTAACAAGTCCCCTGGGTCAGGGTCACCGGATCTTCACCTTTCATCTAACAAAGGATCTGACCGAGATGAACTTATATTTATGGATTCTCTTGTCGCCAATGTGCA ATACCAAGCCAACACAAGAATTCTAACGTTTGATTCTGGAAGGATTCAGTGTCACTCTTCATTAGGTCATCGTAAAGATGGCAAACAAGACACAACAG AAACACTGGGAGGGCGGCATCATTCTCCGTATCCAGAAGTAGACAACTACATCACCTCTCGTATCCAGAGGGACGGAGTTCAAGGACATATCCGACACTGGACCTATTTCtctgaaggggagataatcgtGTATGAGATCGGCAAGAATAGATGGTGTGAAAACATTGGTCGTCCTCACAAGAGCAACAACATTAT GATGATTGCAGACCTAAAGATGTCGGTTTACTACCAGAAATGTCACGATCCTGACTGTAAGAGGCAGAACTTTAAGTCACCAG ACTATCCCTTGCCCAATGATGTGCTCTTGTCCAGTTTTTTTGACGAGACTGAAGAGGATTTTCTGGGCGAGATGGACGATGAAGCCTGTCTACAAGCTGCCATGGAGATGGAAAGCTCGTTTAAGGAGGATACATCTTTGACAAGACAAGCAGCTTTAAAAGTGTCAAACAGTAATGACCAGAGTGATGATAGGACTAATGGGGTACAGTCTGGCAATGTCACACGCACACCAACTGTCAATGTCACATGCACACCAACTGTCAATGTCACATGCACACCAACTGTCAATGTCACACGCACACCAACTGTCAATGTCACACACACACCAACTGTCAATGTCACACGCACACCAACTGTCAATGTCACACGCACAACAACAGTCAATGTCACACGCACACCAACTGTCAATGTCACACACACACCAACTGTCAATGTCACACGCACAACAACAGTCAATGTCACACGCACACCAACAGAACAAGACAAAGAGAGCAGCAAAGACGAGGTATCAGCTATCACAAGCATGTCATGTGGGGAGGTGGACTGCTGGGACAGTGATGATGATCTACTCACAGCCGTTACAGTAGATGATTCTCAAAAATAG